GCGTCCACCTGCTCTCCTGGGACGACTACGACCGGCTGCGCAGGGTCCCGGCCGGGTTGCCGCCGTCGTTCACCGAGCACGTCGGCCGCCCGCTGACCGCCGTGCCCGACCCCGACGGCACCTACGAGAGCTGGGCCGAACGCTTCAAGGCGCCGGTGCGGGCGGCCATGGACGCGCTCGGTATCGAGGTGCGCGAGATCAGCCAGACCGCGATGTACGCCTCGGGGACGTACGCCGACGCGATCCTGCACGCCCTGGACGAACGCGCCCGCATCGACGCGATCCTGGCCCGCTACCGCACCCGGCCAGGAGTCGGGGACGCGGCGGACAACGCAGACGCCGAGGACTCCGGGAGCCAGGATTCGGCGGCCGGCCTCTACTACCCCTACCGGCCGTACTGCCACCGCTGTGGCCGCGACACCACGCAGGTGACCTCCTACGACCAGGCCGGCGCGTCGGTCGACTACGCCTGCGCCGCCTGCGGCCACCGCGACCGCGTGCACCTGCGCGAGGACAACCGCGGCAAGCTGGTGTGGAAGGTCGACTGGCCGATGCGCTGGGCGCACGAGCGTGTGACGTTCGAACCGTTCGGCGCCGACCACTCCGCCCCGGGCTCCTCGTTCACCGTCGGCGCGCAGGTGGTCCGCGAGGTGTTCGGCGGGCAGCCGCCGGTCCCGTTGCCGTACTCCTTCGTCGGCATCCGCGGCATGGCGAAGATGTCGAGCTCGGCCGGAGGAGTGCCGACGCCGGCGGACGGCCTGCGGATCCTGGAGCCCGCGGTGCTGCGCTGGCTGTATGCCCGCCGGCTGCCCGGCCAGGCGTTCACCATCGACTTCGGGCCGGAGGTGGGCCGGCTGTACGACGAGTGGGACCGGCTCGCCGCACGGATCGAGGCCGGGCAGGCACAGCCGTGGGAGCGGGATGTTGCCGACCGGGCGACCACGACCGGCCTCGGCCGGGTCGCGGGTCCGCGCCGGCGGGTGTCGTTCCGTGTCCTGGCCTCGCTGCTCGACGTCACCGCGGGCGACACCGCCCAGGTGGGCCGGATCCTCGCCGGCTTCGACGACGGCTTCCCGCACGACAACGCGCCGGACGACAACGCGCCGGGCGTCAGCGCGCCGGGCGTCACCGTCGACGACGTCGAGCCTCGGTTGAGCCTGGCCCGCACCTGGCTGGCCGAGCAGGTGCCCGCCGAGGAGCGCACCCACGTACGCACCGAACCCGACGCCGGCCTGCTGGCCTCGCTCACCACCGAGGACGCCACGTCGCTGCGGGAGCTCACCAGCCGGTTGACCGACGACTGGACGCTGACCGGGCTGACGCGTCTGGTGTACGGCGTTCCGAAGCTGCGGGTGGGCCTCACCCTGGACGACCCGGCGACGGCGGAGGTCAAGCGAGCGCAGCGGGGGTTCTTCCGGTTGCTGTACCGCCTGCTCGTCGGCGCCGACCGCGGGCCGCGGCTGCCCACCCTGCTGCTGGCCCTCGGCCCGGACCGGGTGCGGGCCCTGCTCGCAGAAGGCGGGCCGCTGCAGGAGGCAGGGACGTCCGGCGGGGAGAACCGGCTGACCGAACCTGGCTAGAACCCGGCCGGCGAGGTGCGACTCCCGGCTCACCTTCGTACGGTGGAAGAGATCCCCGAACGCTGCCAGGGAGGCATCGTGACCACCGTCGTGGAAACACCCCAGATTCTGAGTGACGCAGAGATCACGCAGTTCTGGGAGCAGGGTTATCTCCTCGTGCGCGGAGTAATTTCCCGGGAGGAGGCAGCCCACTACCGCGACCACATCCTCGACCTGATCCCGCGCAACCTCGCCTTGCCCGACCACTGGCACTCCTCTGCCGGCCGGATCAAGCCGATGCGCACCGCACACGACCACACCTTCGACACACCGGAACTCCTGCCGCTGTGGGCGAACGAGAAGCTCTACCACGTCGCCGCGCAGCTGCTGGAGTCGGCGAAGCTGCGGGTGCTGGACGGCTCGCTCGGCATCACCCTGCGCAACGACAGCGACCGGGACCGCGCGCTCAGCCAGACACTGCACATCGACGCGTCGGTGCCGACCGACATCGACCAGTTCCTGTTCTCCCTCGCCGAGGTGCAGGTCGGCGGCTGCTTCTACTTCACCGACGTACTCCCGAACGGCGGCGGCATCCACGTCGTGCCCGGCGGGCACCGGATCGTGGAGGAGGAGGCGCGCGCCAACCCGAAGGGCCGCCACCTGCACGAGAACTGGAAGCGCATCACCCACCTGGAAAGCGTCGAGGTGACTGGTGAGGCCGGCGACTTCGCGCTGCTGCACCACCTGATGCCGCACGGCGCCTCGCACAACCGCCGGTCCACCCCGCGCGTGGCGCAGTTCCTTCGGTGGGTACGCGAGGACCAGCCGCACGGCGCGGGCAAGGCGCCCGAGCCGGGCCGGTACGGCGCCCGCCAGCTGGAGGCGGCCGGTCCCCTCGGCCGTAAGCTGCTCGGCGTCGAGCCCTGGTAGGCCCGGCATGAGGATCACAGGTGCCCGGGTGATCGTGACGTCACCCGGGCGCAACTTCGTCACGTTGAAGGTCGAGACCGACGAGGGCGTCCACGGCGTCGGAGACGGCACCCTCAACGGCCGCGAGCTCGCCGTCGCGTCCTACCTCGCCGACCACGTCGTCCCCATGCTGGAGGGCCGCGACCCGGCCGACATCGAGGACACCTGGCAGCTGCTCTACAAGGGCGCGTACTGGCGGCGCGGCCCGGTGACGATGGCCGCGATCGCCGCCGTCGACATGGCGTTGTGGGACATCAAGGGCAAGGTCCTCGGCACGCCGGTCTACAACCTGCTCGGCGGCCGGTCCCGGAAGGGCGTGCTCTGCTACGGCCACGCGTCCGGCCGGACCGTCGAGGACACGGTGGAGCAGGTGCTCCGGCTGCGGGAGGAGGGTTACCGCGCGATCCGGGCGCAGTGCGTGGTGCCCGGCATCGACAACATGTACGGCACGCCGCGCGGCGACGTGTCCGGACAACGGCCCGACCTGCCGTTCGTCGAGGACGGCTGGTCGACCGAGAAGTACCTCCGCTTCGCGCCCGAGCTGTTCGGCAAGGTCCGCGAGGCGGTCGGGTTCGACGTGCACCTGCTGCACGACGCGCACCACCGGCTGACCCCGGCCGAGGCGGGCTGGCTGGGTAAGCGACTGGAGGACCACCAGCTGTTCTGGCTGGAGGACGCCGTACCCGCCGAGCTGCAGGAGAGCTTCCGGGTGATCCGGCAGCACACCACCACCCCGCTCGCGGTGGGCGAGGTGTTCAACTCGCTGTACGACTGTCACCAGCTGATCCGCGAGCAGCTGATCGACTACGTGCGGGCCAGCGTCGTGCACGCGGGCGGGATCACCCACCTGCGCAAGATCGCGCACTTCGCCGAGCCGTACCACGTCCGCACCGGGTGCCACGGCGCCGCCGACCTGTCGCCGGTGTCGATGGCGGCCGCGCTGCACTTCGGCCTGGCCACCCACAACGCGGCGATCCAGGAGTACGGCCACCACAGCGAGGAGACGCTGGAGGTCTTCCCGCACGCCTGGTCGTTCGCCGACGGCTACCTCCACCCGGGCGAGGCGCCGGGGCTGGGTGTGGACATCGACGAGGGCCTCGCCGCGAAGTACGAGTACCAGCGCGGCTACCTGCCGGTCAGTCGCCGGGAGGACGGAACCGTCGGGAGCTGGTGAGGCCCGCGCCGACGACTCAGTCCCGGGATCGAGTCCCGGTCTGGGCTTCGACCCATCCGGCCAGCCGGTCGGGTGGGTCGAAGCCCCAGGTCGCGGCGAGCGTCCGCCACAGCCGCTCACCCAGCTCCCACGCGGCGACGTACGCCCGGGTGAGATCGGCCGGCTCGGTGCGGGCGGAGGCCCGCGCCAGGACCTCGACCACCTCCGGAGACAGGTCCCGTTCGGCGAGGCGGGACGGCGTGAGCCACCGCCTGGTCGCCTGAGCAGACCCTGCCCCGTCCGGCCCCGACTCGGCCCCGCCCTCGGGCCCCGACTCGGCCAACCTGGCCATCCATGTCAGCTCGCGGCGTACGTGGGCGAGCGCGTCCTGGGAACGTTCCCACTCGCAGCGTCCGGCGACGTTGTGCCCGAGCACCCACCAGTTGGCGAAGCGTCCGCAGACCTGCTCCACCTCCGCCGGGGTGCTCGGGACCCGCGGGTGCTCGGGCAGCGCCGCCACCGCGGGTGTGAGCGTGCCGTCCCGGTCCAGCACGACCATCGCCTCCACGGGGGCGCCGCGCGCCGGCCAGTCGCGTACGACGTCGACGTCGGAGGCCGGCCACAGGTGCACCTCCACCCGCACCAGGCCGGAGTGCACTGCGACCCAGGCGCCGAACTCGTTGCGTACCAGCAGCGCCGGATCACCGACCTCCCGCAGCCACTCCGGCGGACCTGCCGGGTCGGTCGGCGCCGGATCAGTCGAGGCCGGGTCGGCGACGAACACCCAGTACTCCACGTCCGACCAGGCGTCACCGAGCCCGGCCGGCCGGGAGCCGTAGGTGAGGACGGCGCGTACTCGCTCGTCGGCGGTGAACGCCGCGCGGTACGCCGCGTCGAGCGCGTCCTGCGCCGCGGTGTCCGAAGCAGCCGAAGCAGCCGAAGCCGCCGAAGCAGCCGAGGCTGCCGGGGTCTTCGGGTTCACGGGGAGTCCGGCGTCAGTCGCCACGGACGTCGGCCAGCAGCCGGTCGGCGTCGGCGAGTGCCGCGGTGAGCTCGGCCGGGGTGGTGCCGATCCCGCCGCACAGCGCCTGGGCGCGGGCCGCGAACGCAGGCGGCGCATCCGGCAACCGGCCCGCGGCGGCGACCAGGCCCTTCTCGTTCAGCACCCATCGGCCTGCGCGCGCGTGCAGCGCGTGCGCCATGATGCCGACCGCCCGCAGCACACACATCGCGACGTACGCCGCGTCGCCGCGCCCGGTCGCCTTGCGCGCCACCGCGAGGCTGAACTCCGCCTCCCACAGCCAGCCGACGAGCGCGTCCCGCAACGGCTTCGGATACCGCGCGGCGGCCTGCTGGAGCCGGCGCACCTCGCCGTCCGGGTCGGCGACGACGACGGCCGTGGCGAGCTCGCCGACGTAGGTCGTACTGAGGAATCCGAACGGGTGACCCGGCTGGTGGTGCAGGCCGAACTCCCCGCGCGCCGCGCGTTCCCACTCGTGGGTGACCCGGCCGAGGTCGCGCAGGATCCAGTCCACCGGGCCCTCGTCGGTGGACAGCCAGGCGCCGCCGTCGACCCAGGGTCCCCAGCCGCCCGGGGCGGCGACCTCGGTGGGCCGCCCGGTCAGGGTGGTGGCCAGGTGCGCCAGCGCGGGTACGTCGAGGGGTTCGCGGTAGTAGACGCCGAGGTCGAGGTCGGAGCCGGCGTCGGCGGTGCCGCTGGCGTGGCTGCCGCCCACCACCACCGCGACGACGCCCGTCACCTCGACCAGAGCCTCCGCGTGGGTACGCGCCGTCGCCATCGGGTCCGCGTGCCCGCGTGCCGGCGGCTCAGTCACCGGCACCGACCCGCTCGCTCCGCCGGTCGCCCTCACGACCGCCGGTGCCCTGCCCGCGCCGGACGTCGCCGACGATCTTCCGCTCGGCGAAGAACGCCGCGAAGGGGATCGTTCCGGCCAGCATCACCAGCAGGATGCGTACCGGCCGCCACCGCAGCGAGAAGCCCAGCAGCAGCACCACCACGACGTAGGCCATGTAGAGGAAGCCGTGCAGCTGGCCGACCACCATGGTCGGGCCAGGGGTGTCGGCGAAGTACTTCAGCGGCATCGCGACCAGCACCAGCGCGAGCAGCACGACACCGGTGACGTAGGACATGACCCGGTAGACAGTCAGCAGCGGCATGGCGGAACCTTCGTGAGCTGGTGACTCGCTGCGGCCGGGGACGCACCGCACACGAGCGGGACCATGCCTGCATATCACGCGGACCCGCCGCCGGCCCCACCGCCTCAGCCGGTCACCGTGCTTCCCACGGCGTAGGTGGCCGAGCGGGCCGGCACGGTGGTCTGAGGGAAAAACCCTTCCCGTCCCGGCCGGTGCCGGTTATGCTGTCTGGCCGCCAAAAATCCCGGTCTGCGCATGGTCAGCCCAGCCGCCGGGCAGATCCAGCCCCCACCTCACCCCCGGTCAGCCCGATTCGGGGGAAGTTCGACGTGCCTGCCCGCCCCGCCACCACCCGACCCCGGTCTGCCGGCGGGCGCCGTCCAAGATCCGACCCAAGCGCGAGACACCACACCCGCGCTGCTCCCCCGCGTGCCCAAGACGCGCCACACCGCGCGCTCTGCCTGCCCGCACTCATGCCACAGGCCTGCCACCCGCCTGTGGCGCATGCCAGTTGCCGAAGGGAGCCGCACAGCATGAGGGTCTATGCCGCGATCGCGTGGCGTACCTTCCGCCGATACTCGACCTACCGCGCCGCCACCGCGGCCGGCGTGTTCACCAACACCGTCTTCGGCTTCATCATGGCGTTCACCTACATCGCGTTGTGGCGCGCCCGCCCCTCCCTCGGCGGGTACGACGTGAACGACGCGGTGACCTACGTCTGGCTCGGCCAGTCCCTCGGGATGGTCGGCGCCCTGTGGGGCGGCGGGTTCCGGGAGGAGCTCGCCGACCGGATCCGTACCGGCGACATCGCCGTCGACCTCTACCGGCCCGTCGACCTGCAGGCGTGGTGGCTGGCCGCCGATCTGGGCCGGGCCGCGTTCCACCTGCTCGGGCGGGGCATCGGCCCGACGCTGGTGGGCGCGTTCGCGTTCACCCTCACGATTCCCGGCGACCTGGCCACCTGGCTGGCGTTCCTGCTGGCGGTCTTCCTGGGCGCGCTGGTCTGCTTCAGCCTCAACTACCTGTTCACGTTGGTCGGCTTCTGGCTGATGGACGCCCGCGGGGTCCACCAGCTCGCGGGGGTGCTGGCGATGTTCTTCTCCGGCATGCTGCTGCCGCTGAACGTCTTTCCCGGCTGGCTCGGCGACCTGGCCCGGGCGCTGCCGTGGTCGTCGGCGCTGCAGATCCCGGCGGACATCTTCCTCGGCAAGCGCCAGGGTGCCTCGCTGGTCTCCGCCCTCGCGTTCCAGGCGGGCTGGGCGCTGGTCCTGTGGCTGGCCGGGCGGGCGCTCACGCTGCTCGCCACCCGCAAGGTGGTGGTCCAGGGTGGCTGACGCACTGCGGGCGTACGGCTGGATCGTCGCGATGTGGGTGCGGTCCACGATGGTCTACCGGGCGTCGTTCGCGATGCTCACCGTCGGGCAGTTCGTGGTCACCGGCTTCGACTTCGTGGCCATCTTCATCATGTTCGTGCACACCGACCGGCTCGGCGGGTTCGACCTGCCCGAGGTCGCCTTCCTGTACGCGACGTCCGGGGTGGCGATGGGTACCGCCGACCTGCTGATCGGCAGTATCGAACGACTGGGCCGGCGGATCCGGGACGGCTCCCTGGACGTGATGCTGATCCGGCCGGTGCCGACGTTCGTCCAGGCCGCCGCCGACGACTTCGCGCTGCGCCGGCTGGGGCGGATCATCCAGAGCGCGCTGGTGTTCGGCTGGGCGATGGTCGCGGTCGACGTGCACTGGACCTGGGACCGGATCGTGCTCCTGCCGGTCATGCTGGTCAGCGGCACGGTCATCTTCGCCTCGATCTTCGTGCTCGGCGCGGCCTTCCAGTTCGCCGCGACCGACGCCGCGGAGGTGGCCAACGCCTTCACCTACGGCGGCAACTTCCTCACGCAGTACCCACCGACGATCTTCGCCAAGGGCCTGCTCCGCGCGGCGACGTTCGGCGTACCGCTGGCGTTCGTCAACTGGCTGCCGGCCCTGCACATCCTCGGCCATCCGGACCCGCTCGGCCTGCCGAAGGCCTTCCAGTTCGCCTCGCCGCTGGCCGCCCTCGCCCTCGCCCTCGTCGCCGCGCTGGCCTGGCGGGCCGGCCTGCGCAGCTACCGCAGCACCGGGAGTTGACCATGACCTCACCGACCACGCGTACGAACCAGTCGTCCCTCACCACCGCGACCGCCGAGCCCACGGCCGCGCGGCCCCTGATCGAGGTGCGGGACGTGCGGAAGACCTTCTCCGTACGACGACGAGCCGGGCGGTTGCGGCGTACCCGCTCGGAGGTGCACGCAGTCGCCGGACTGTCCTTCGAGGTGGCCGCCGGGGAGATGGTCGGCTACATCGGGCCCAACGGCGCGGGCAAGTCGACCACGATCAAGATGCTCACCGGCATCCTCGTACCCACCGCCGGCACGTTGCGCGTCGCCGGCATCGAACCGTCGCGCGACCGGATCCGGCTGGCCCGGCGGATCGGCGTCGTCTTCGGCCAGCGCACCACCTTGTGGTGGGACCTCCCGCTGCGGGACAGCTTCGGTCTCCTGCGGCGGATCTACAAGATCCCGGACGCGCGCTACCGCGAGAACCTCGACCACTACGTCGGCCTGCTCGAGCTCGGCCCGCTGCTCGACGTACCCGTCCGCCAGCTCTCCCTCGGCCAGCGGATGCGGGGCGACATCGCCGCCGCGCTGCTGCACGACCCGGAGGTGGTCTACCTCGACGAGCCCACCATCGGGCTGGACATCGTGAGCAAGGCCAAGGTGCGGGAGTTCCTGCGCGACCTCAACCGCCAACGCGGCACCACCGTCCTGCTGACCACCCACGACCTCACCGACATCGAGCAACTGTGCTCGCGGGTGATGGTGATCGATCACGGGCGGGTGATGTACGACGGGAGCCTGCCCGGGCTGCACGACCTGAACGGCGGGAGCGAACGCACCCTCGTGGTCGACCTCGCCGAACCCGGCCCGCCGATCGAGGTGCCCGGCGCGAGCGTGGCCCGGGTGGACGGTCCGCGGCAGTGGCTGACCTTCCCGGCGGCGACCAGCGCCGCTCCCCTGGTGGCCTCGATCGCCGCCCGTTATCCGCTGGCGGACCTGTCCATCCAGGAGCCGGCGATCGAGTCGGTGATCGCCAGGATGTACGCCGCCGGCGGGGACGTCGGCGAGACCTGACGCGGCACGTGAACAGGGCGGTGACCGGCGACCTGGGCGGTCCCGGCCAGCCCGCTCGTAGCCATACGTGTCCGGTTCGGCACCCCTGGTAATGCTTCGTCCCATTGCGGATGAAGGCCGCCGATGAGGTCGGGTTTTCCGGTAATGTCCCGCCCACTCGGGGTGGAGAGGGAGCAGCGCTATGCCCGGTCGTCATGCCGCCGCAGACCTGCGACCCCGCCGTCACCACGGCCGAGGTCGCGCTCTGCTCGTACTCGTCGCCGCCTTGGCGTTGATCATTCCGACGGCGGCCTTCCTCGGGGTCCGCGAGTTCGGTGCGTCGGCGGGCAGCAAGTCGGTTTCCTGCAAGGGCACGCTGCGCGTCCGGGTCGCGGCCGCGCCCGAGATGGTCGCACCGCTGAAGTCGGTGGCCGCCCGCGTCGAGAAGGACAAGGTCCCGGTCGGCGGAGCGTGCCTGACGTTCGGTGTCACAGCGGTCAGCCCCCGCGACATGTTCACCCGGCTGTCCGGCGAGACCGGGGGCAGTGACGCGAACGCCCCCGACCTGTGGGTGCCGGACACGTTCGAGTGGGTGGCCCGCACCGGCATCCCGTCGTCGCGGCTGCTCGCGCTGAGCCCGTCGCTGGCCGCGTCGCCGATCGTCCTCGCCACCACCCAGGGCCAGGCGGAGAAGCTGGGCGCCGACGCGGACAACTGGTCGACGCTTGCCACCAGCGGGCAGATGGCGGTGGCGGACGCGGAGCGGTCGGGAGTGGCCCTGAGCGCACTACTCGGCGTGCGGCGCTCGGTGACCGGTGAGGCCGAGGAGGCCCGGTCCAAGCTCGGCACGGTGCTCATCAAGCTGGCGAAGGACCGCGTCGACGCCCTCGACCGCGAGCTCGCCCAGGCAGACACCGGGGCCGGCCTGCGACGGGGTGTTCCCGCCAGCGAGCAACAGGTGCTGAGCTTCACCCGGGAGCATTCCGACACCGACGTGGTGGCGGTCGTGCCGAA
This sequence is a window from Actinopolymorpha sp. NPDC004070. Protein-coding genes within it:
- the manD gene encoding D-mannonate dehydratase ManD; translation: MRITGARVIVTSPGRNFVTLKVETDEGVHGVGDGTLNGRELAVASYLADHVVPMLEGRDPADIEDTWQLLYKGAYWRRGPVTMAAIAAVDMALWDIKGKVLGTPVYNLLGGRSRKGVLCYGHASGRTVEDTVEQVLRLREEGYRAIRAQCVVPGIDNMYGTPRGDVSGQRPDLPFVEDGWSTEKYLRFAPELFGKVREAVGFDVHLLHDAHHRLTPAEAGWLGKRLEDHQLFWLEDAVPAELQESFRVIRQHTTTPLAVGEVFNSLYDCHQLIREQLIDYVRASVVHAGGITHLRKIAHFAEPYHVRTGCHGAADLSPVSMAAALHFGLATHNAAIQEYGHHSEETLEVFPHAWSFADGYLHPGEAPGLGVDIDEGLAAKYEYQRGYLPVSRREDGTVGSW
- a CDS encoding ABC-2 family transporter protein; this encodes MRVYAAIAWRTFRRYSTYRAATAAGVFTNTVFGFIMAFTYIALWRARPSLGGYDVNDAVTYVWLGQSLGMVGALWGGGFREELADRIRTGDIAVDLYRPVDLQAWWLAADLGRAAFHLLGRGIGPTLVGAFAFTLTIPGDLATWLAFLLAVFLGALVCFSLNYLFTLVGFWLMDARGVHQLAGVLAMFFSGMLLPLNVFPGWLGDLARALPWSSALQIPADIFLGKRQGASLVSALAFQAGWALVLWLAGRALTLLATRKVVVQGG
- a CDS encoding DUF3817 domain-containing protein; the encoded protein is MPLLTVYRVMSYVTGVVLLALVLVAMPLKYFADTPGPTMVVGQLHGFLYMAYVVVVLLLGFSLRWRPVRILLVMLAGTIPFAAFFAERKIVGDVRRGQGTGGREGDRRSERVGAGD
- a CDS encoding nucleotidyltransferase domain-containing protein — protein: MTEPPARGHADPMATARTHAEALVEVTGVVAVVVGGSHASGTADAGSDLDLGVYYREPLDVPALAHLATTLTGRPTEVAAPGGWGPWVDGGAWLSTDEGPVDWILRDLGRVTHEWERAARGEFGLHHQPGHPFGFLSTTYVGELATAVVVADPDGEVRRLQQAAARYPKPLRDALVGWLWEAEFSLAVARKATGRGDAAYVAMCVLRAVGIMAHALHARAGRWVLNEKGLVAAAGRLPDAPPAFAARAQALCGGIGTTPAELTAALADADRLLADVRGD
- a CDS encoding ABC-2 family transporter protein; this translates as MADALRAYGWIVAMWVRSTMVYRASFAMLTVGQFVVTGFDFVAIFIMFVHTDRLGGFDLPEVAFLYATSGVAMGTADLLIGSIERLGRRIRDGSLDVMLIRPVPTFVQAAADDFALRRLGRIIQSALVFGWAMVAVDVHWTWDRIVLLPVMLVSGTVIFASIFVLGAAFQFAATDAAEVANAFTYGGNFLTQYPPTIFAKGLLRAATFGVPLAFVNWLPALHILGHPDPLGLPKAFQFASPLAALALALVAALAWRAGLRSYRSTGS
- a CDS encoding ATP-binding cassette domain-containing protein; the encoded protein is MTSPTTRTNQSSLTTATAEPTAARPLIEVRDVRKTFSVRRRAGRLRRTRSEVHAVAGLSFEVAAGEMVGYIGPNGAGKSTTIKMLTGILVPTAGTLRVAGIEPSRDRIRLARRIGVVFGQRTTLWWDLPLRDSFGLLRRIYKIPDARYRENLDHYVGLLELGPLLDVPVRQLSLGQRMRGDIAAALLHDPEVVYLDEPTIGLDIVSKAKVREFLRDLNRQRGTTVLLTTHDLTDIEQLCSRVMVIDHGRVMYDGSLPGLHDLNGGSERTLVVDLAEPGPPIEVPGASVARVDGPRQWLTFPAATSAAPLVASIAARYPLADLSIQEPAIESVIARMYAAGGDVGET
- the lysS gene encoding lysine--tRNA ligase, encoding MTHTPAGTEDSTATGPEGSTAAGTEGNDWVSRTADEVMAEADRRAPGAPVVCASGLSPSGPIHLGNLRELMVPHLVADEIRRRGRECVHLLSWDDYDRLRRVPAGLPPSFTEHVGRPLTAVPDPDGTYESWAERFKAPVRAAMDALGIEVREISQTAMYASGTYADAILHALDERARIDAILARYRTRPGVGDAADNADAEDSGSQDSAAGLYYPYRPYCHRCGRDTTQVTSYDQAGASVDYACAACGHRDRVHLREDNRGKLVWKVDWPMRWAHERVTFEPFGADHSAPGSSFTVGAQVVREVFGGQPPVPLPYSFVGIRGMAKMSSSAGGVPTPADGLRILEPAVLRWLYARRLPGQAFTIDFGPEVGRLYDEWDRLAARIEAGQAQPWERDVADRATTTGLGRVAGPRRRVSFRVLASLLDVTAGDTAQVGRILAGFDDGFPHDNAPDDNAPGVSAPGVTVDDVEPRLSLARTWLAEQVPAEERTHVRTEPDAGLLASLTTEDATSLRELTSRLTDDWTLTGLTRLVYGVPKLRVGLTLDDPATAEVKRAQRGFFRLLYRLLVGADRGPRLPTLLLALGPDRVRALLAEGGPLQEAGTSGGENRLTEPG
- a CDS encoding phytanoyl-CoA dioxygenase family protein, with product MTTVVETPQILSDAEITQFWEQGYLLVRGVISREEAAHYRDHILDLIPRNLALPDHWHSSAGRIKPMRTAHDHTFDTPELLPLWANEKLYHVAAQLLESAKLRVLDGSLGITLRNDSDRDRALSQTLHIDASVPTDIDQFLFSLAEVQVGGCFYFTDVLPNGGGIHVVPGGHRIVEEEARANPKGRHLHENWKRITHLESVEVTGEAGDFALLHHLMPHGASHNRRSTPRVAQFLRWVREDQPHGAGKAPEPGRYGARQLEAAGPLGRKLLGVEPW